ATGTCGGTGCAACCATCGAGCTGAGCTGCGGGCAGGTCATCGACAAGCCACGAGGCGGCAGCCGAGCGACGCAGCCTGAGGCTTGGCTCGCGCCCGCGATGAGCGCAGGTGAGTGTCAGTGCGAATGCCTGGTCGAGGTCAGCTGAACAGGTCAGCTCGTAGTGGCAAAGGGCTGGCGCATCGCCGGAAACGGCGACGATGCTGCCGCAGACGACCAGCCCGCCGCCAACCTGTTTCACGCTGCAATGTTCATAAGCCTTGTCGTCGAGGACGCGACGCCAGACCGTGCTGGACAAGACCACCGCCGGAAATTCACGATCAGCGTCCGCCACGACCGCCCCCGTCCCCAGTTGCGTGCCAATCTATCGCAAACCGCCGCCACCCGATCTTGGCGAAAATTGCTCCGTGGTTCGACCCGCGAACAGCTTTGCAGCGACGCCGGCGCGCCGCAGGCCCATCGATCGCGGGCCATTGCAATCCCTGGCGGGATTGCCTACCAAGGTCCGGGCGATGGGCGCTAAATCATTGAATTAGCTTCACATTGACGATGGCTGCAGCCACCTCGGGGGCCGCCGCCGGATCTGCCGCTGGAGAGGGCCCGATCATGCCTCAGGGAGCGCGCGGCGTCACGGACACCTCACGGCTGCCGGCCCTGCGGTCCTATCAGTCGTGGATCGCCAACGAGACGCTCGAGGATTATTCGCTGCGCTACGCGGCCCGCTCGTTCCGCCGCTGGTCGCCTTTCGTCATTGCCAATACCGCGCTTGGCGGCATCTCCTTCCTGGCGCTGGAAGCCATCGGCGGCGCC
This portion of the Phreatobacter stygius genome encodes:
- a CDS encoding putative glycolipid-binding domain-containing protein, yielding MADADREFPAVVLSSTVWRRVLDDKAYEHCSVKQVGGGLVVCGSIVAVSGDAPALCHYELTCSADLDQAFALTLTCAHRGREPSLRLRRSAAASWLVDDLPAAQLDGCTDIDIEWTPATNLLPIRRLAAAPGSVLDVTAAWVRLPGLAIEPTHQRYERIAADRVRYTNVPSGFTAILTVDPRGMPVDYEGIWIRTGRWSVEP